A genomic stretch from Chromatiales bacterium includes:
- a CDS encoding ParA family protein, whose amino-acid sequence MKAIALFNNKGGVGKTSLVYHLSWMFSELGYRIIVADLDPQANLSSMFLSEERLLEIWQDQNKQTINQDILPLFDGIGDISTSPHIEEIDERIGLLAGDLELSKREDELSTQWSNCLDQDNPRAFRVITAFARTINYAHDTFKADLVLIDVGPNLGAINRAALIASNFVIIPLAADLFSLQGLRNVGPTLIKWREAWAKRTKGKPKGLDLNLPSGAMQPLGYILMRHSIHLSRPVKAYARWIEKMPLEYRESVLQEAKPQVTKVDNDEYLLAHLKDYRSLMPIAQEANKPMFMLKPADGVIGAQQKAVSSCYNDFKSLAEKIIEKLEKQN is encoded by the coding sequence TTGAAAGCAATAGCACTTTTTAATAATAAGGGTGGAGTCGGGAAGACATCATTGGTCTATCATTTGTCATGGATGTTTTCCGAATTGGGATATCGCATCATCGTCGCCGACTTAGATCCGCAAGCCAACCTCAGTAGCATGTTCCTAAGCGAAGAGAGGTTATTAGAAATTTGGCAAGACCAAAATAAACAAACCATCAACCAAGATATCTTACCTCTATTTGACGGAATAGGCGATATTTCTACATCCCCTCATATTGAGGAAATAGACGAACGAATAGGCTTGCTAGCCGGAGACTTAGAATTATCAAAGCGAGAGGATGAATTGTCTACCCAATGGTCTAATTGTCTAGATCAAGACAATCCAAGGGCATTTCGTGTGATAACAGCGTTTGCTCGAACAATAAATTATGCGCATGATACCTTTAAAGCAGATCTAGTATTGATAGATGTTGGTCCTAATTTAGGCGCTATTAATAGAGCAGCTTTAATAGCTAGTAATTTCGTTATCATTCCTCTTGCAGCCGATTTGTTTTCACTACAAGGTCTGCGCAATGTAGGACCTACGCTTATAAAATGGAGAGAAGCATGGGCAAAGCGCACCAAAGGGAAACCGAAAGGTTTAGACCTCAATCTACCATCAGGTGCTATGCAACCACTTGGCTATATTTTGATGAGACATTCAATTCACTTAAGCCGTCCGGTCAAAGCCTATGCCAGATGGATTGAAAAAATGCCTTTAGAGTATAGAGAATCAGTGCTTCAAGAAGCCAAACCTCAAGTCACTAAAGTGGACAATGACGAATATCTTCTGGCACACTTAAAGGATTATCGATCATTGATGCCGATTGCTCAGGAGGCAAACAAACCAATGTTTATGTTGAAACCAGCCGACGGTGTTATCGGTGCACAGCAAAAAGCAGTATCTAGTTGTTATAATGATTTTAAGTCTTTAGCTGAAAAAATTATTGAAAAATTAGAAAAACAGAATTAA
- a CDS encoding putative DNA binding domain-containing protein codes for MFSDSELIKRIHRGESDQVEFTESAKDLDKIRKVICAFANDLPGHNTPGVIFVGLRDDKSCAGLSIDDAILKNLSGLRGDGKILPSPIIEVAKKNLQNCEIAVIQVEPSKNTPIRAGNRCYIRVGPTCNQAAAEEEKHLTEKRDWQNLPYDMNGVADTSIEDHLDMEKFRRDYLPSAVTPEVLQENKRSTNEQMRALRLITPESKPTVTAILMLGNDVRYWFPGAYIQFVRYDGTEVTDPVMDQKEIDGTLAEQLKELDSILKANISTALDTSGETHAQLPDYPYEALRELVRNAVIHRDYQGCYTPIRVYWYADKITIVSPGGLYGVSRKNFGRGYTGYRNPTIAEAMKNMGFMQRFGMGLATVERTLKENGNKQASFDIQENFVSATVERRP; via the coding sequence ATGTTTAGCGACAGTGAATTAATAAAACGGATACATCGCGGTGAAAGCGACCAAGTGGAATTTACCGAATCTGCCAAAGATCTGGATAAAATTCGCAAAGTGATTTGTGCGTTTGCGAATGATTTGCCCGGTCACAACACACCCGGAGTTATTTTTGTCGGACTGAGAGACGACAAAAGCTGTGCCGGTTTGTCCATTGATGATGCTATTTTGAAAAATTTGAGTGGATTACGCGGTGACGGAAAAATTCTTCCTTCCCCAATCATAGAAGTTGCTAAAAAAAATTTGCAAAATTGCGAGATTGCAGTCATACAGGTGGAACCATCAAAGAATACACCCATCAGAGCTGGTAATAGATGTTATATCAGGGTTGGTCCGACATGTAACCAAGCTGCCGCAGAAGAGGAAAAACATCTTACCGAAAAGCGTGATTGGCAAAATTTACCGTATGACATGAACGGGGTGGCAGATACTTCTATAGAGGATCATCTGGATATGGAGAAATTTAGGCGTGATTATTTGCCTAGTGCTGTGACACCCGAAGTACTGCAAGAAAACAAGCGTAGTACGAATGAGCAAATGCGTGCCTTGCGCTTGATTACACCAGAGAGTAAACCGACGGTCACGGCAATTTTAATGTTAGGCAACGATGTTCGCTATTGGTTTCCTGGAGCATACATCCAATTTGTTCGTTACGACGGCACAGAGGTGACTGACCCAGTTATGGATCAAAAAGAAATTGACGGCACCTTAGCCGAGCAGCTAAAAGAATTAGATAGTATCTTAAAAGCCAATATATCTACCGCACTGGATACAAGCGGAGAAACCCATGCGCAGTTGCCGGATTATCCTTATGAGGCATTGCGAGAACTTGTGCGCAACGCAGTTATTCATAGAGATTACCAAGGTTGTTATACACCAATACGAGTTTATTGGTATGCAGACAAAATTACCATTGTTAGCCCAGGCGGTCTTTACGGGGTATCCCGCAAGAATTTCGGGAGAGGATACACGGGTTATCGCAATCCTACTATTGCTGAAGCAATGAAGAACATGGGTTTTATGCAGAGATTTGGCATGGGTCTTGCCACAGTCGAGCGGACCTTAAAAGAGAACGGTAATAAGCAGGCTAGTTTTGATATACAGGAAAATTTTGTTTCTGCAACAGTGGAGAGAAGACCTTGA
- a CDS encoding winged helix-turn-helix transcriptional regulator, which yields MEIVNSNKDINSVVPTGSMDQIVEDAAKTLKAMAHPLRLKILCVIDSSEMNVHELVEKVGTSQSNVSQHLSVLREKKILACRKDSNRMLYRIGDQRTLMLIDMMHKVFCSHVTNGNGSL from the coding sequence ATGGAAATAGTAAATAGCAATAAGGATATTAATAGTGTTGTGCCAACTGGCAGCATGGATCAGATTGTCGAGGATGCAGCCAAGACCTTGAAAGCGATGGCACATCCTCTGCGCCTCAAGATACTCTGTGTGATTGACAGTAGCGAGATGAATGTGCACGAGCTGGTAGAAAAAGTAGGCACATCTCAAAGCAATGTTTCGCAGCATTTATCAGTGTTAAGAGAAAAAAAAATACTAGCCTGTAGAAAAGACTCTAACCGCATGCTGTATCGCATAGGTGATCAGCGTACCTTAATGCTTATAGATATGATGCACAAAGTGTTTTGTTCGCATGTCACTAATGGCAACGGTTCCCTATAA
- a CDS encoding rhodanese-like domain-containing protein, whose protein sequence is MPSDYTSFIADNLFLVALFLILLTAIIITETKKLTKKYKDLTPAQAVQLLNRENAVMIDVREVSELSGDGIRDAKHMSFSTLTNRLAELLKAKDKPVIAFCMNGFKSSKACRLLCKQGFTKVYCLKGGIVAWKDANMPVVKK, encoded by the coding sequence ATGCCGAGCGACTACACCAGTTTTATTGCCGATAATTTATTTTTGGTTGCATTATTTTTGATATTGCTAACCGCAATCATTATTACTGAGACTAAGAAACTAACAAAGAAATATAAAGATTTAACGCCTGCTCAAGCAGTGCAATTACTGAATCGGGAAAATGCGGTTATGATTGATGTACGCGAAGTAAGCGAGCTTAGCGGCGACGGCATAAGAGACGCTAAACACATGTCGTTTAGTACATTGACTAATCGCCTTGCCGAGTTGCTTAAAGCTAAAGATAAGCCGGTTATTGCTTTTTGTATGAACGGTTTCAAGTCCTCTAAAGCCTGTCGCTTGCTTTGCAAGCAAGGTTTTACTAAAGTTTATTGTCTAAAAGGAGGCATTGTGGCATGGAAAGACGCAAATATGCCGGTGGTTAAAAAATGA
- the grxC gene encoding glutaredoxin 3: MNQPKVLVYTSANCPYCAWSKKLLDKKQANYEEIRVDQDDAARIRLQKLTKRTSVPQIFIDDTHIGGYQDMVELDQDGELDKLLCGGRES; encoded by the coding sequence ATGAACCAGCCTAAAGTTTTAGTTTACACTTCGGCTAATTGCCCCTACTGCGCTTGGTCTAAGAAACTGCTTGATAAAAAACAAGCCAATTACGAGGAAATTAGAGTAGATCAAGACGATGCTGCCAGAATACGACTACAGAAACTTACCAAACGCACATCAGTGCCACAGATATTTATAGATGATACGCACATCGGCGGATACCAAGACATGGTAGAACTAGACCAAGACGGTGAACTGGACAAACTATTATGCGGGGGCAGGGAATCTTAA
- the secB gene encoding protein-export chaperone SecB, translating to MIEVKSIYIKDASFESPHTPKILDLQWNPNVDIDMHSINGKIEEADNLYESILQITVTAKHEETTIFMVEVEQAGVFQISELSGEELNKALQVDCPNILFPYAREAISSIVSRGGFPQLLLAPINFKSIYLQKNYAKKERMTGKPH from the coding sequence ATGATTGAAGTTAAAAGCATATACATTAAGGATGCTTCTTTTGAATCTCCACATACCCCTAAAATACTCGATTTACAATGGAATCCTAATGTAGATATCGATATGCATAGTATAAACGGAAAGATAGAAGAAGCAGACAATCTCTACGAGTCAATACTGCAAATAACGGTGACTGCCAAACACGAAGAAACAACTATTTTTATGGTCGAAGTAGAACAAGCCGGAGTCTTTCAAATATCGGAGCTGAGTGGCGAGGAACTGAACAAAGCACTACAAGTAGATTGTCCAAATATTCTTTTCCCTTATGCACGCGAAGCCATATCTAGTATAGTTTCTAGGGGAGGATTCCCACAACTACTGTTAGCACCTATTAATTTCAAGAGTATCTATCTACAAAAAAATTATGCAAAAAAAGAGCGGATGACCGGCAAACCTCACTAG
- a CDS encoding NAD(P)-dependent glycerol-3-phosphate dehydrogenase: protein MHKLTILGAGIWGTALAIQFGNRGCQVSLWGRNQTLISQMAISRFNATYLPNIKLPDAITFYKDLDTAIAAGDIILLVTPSGSIPQLIKRIAPVINSRHQGIAWACKGIEVNSGRWTHEVISEVVPHLPLAAISGPSFAQEVAIGLPTALVIACEQEPFGRTLAEMLHSDTLRVYTTTDVIGVECGGALKNVIAIAAGISEGLRLGENAKAALVTRGIAEVIRFTQAIGGHRETIVGLAGIGDIMLSCSSNSSRNHNFGKMIVKYGSAQKARDKNTKVVEGVDTANAVLRIAQRHNIEMPICEQIALILADRITAEQAVKQLLQRQAPFKA from the coding sequence ATGCACAAATTAACCATTCTTGGTGCCGGTATATGGGGTACTGCGCTTGCTATACAATTCGGTAACCGTGGTTGCCAAGTCAGTTTGTGGGGACGAAATCAAACCCTAATCTCACAAATGGCAATCTCTCGTTTTAACGCAACTTACCTACCCAATATTAAGCTACCCGACGCAATAACATTTTATAAAGACCTAGATACTGCCATTGCCGCCGGTGACATTATTTTGTTGGTCACACCCAGTGGATCTATACCACAGCTGATTAAGCGGATTGCCCCTGTCATTAACTCTCGACATCAAGGAATAGCATGGGCATGCAAAGGTATAGAAGTGAATAGCGGGCGTTGGACGCACGAAGTAATATCGGAAGTGGTACCCCACTTGCCGTTGGCAGCTATATCAGGACCCTCTTTTGCCCAAGAAGTAGCTATTGGGCTACCAACAGCTTTGGTTATCGCTTGCGAACAGGAGCCCTTTGGACGTACGCTTGCCGAAATGTTGCACAGCGATACACTGCGTGTTTATACAACGACTGATGTGATAGGTGTAGAATGTGGCGGTGCGTTGAAAAATGTTATCGCTATTGCAGCTGGCATATCAGAAGGTCTAAGGCTCGGAGAAAATGCAAAAGCGGCACTGGTCACACGCGGCATAGCCGAAGTTATAAGATTTACTCAAGCAATAGGAGGGCATCGAGAAACCATTGTCGGTTTAGCTGGTATAGGTGATATTATGCTATCGTGTTCAAGCAACAGTTCACGCAATCACAATTTCGGCAAAATGATAGTAAAATACGGGAGTGCTCAAAAAGCACGCGATAAAAACACCAAAGTCGTCGAAGGTGTGGATACCGCAAATGCAGTATTGAGAATAGCACAACGACACAACATAGAAATGCCTATTTGCGAACAAATTGCGTTGATTTTAGCCGACCGGATCACTGCTGAGCAGGCAGTCAAGCAACTATTACAACGACAAGCACCCTTTAAAGCCTGA
- a CDS encoding dihydroorotate dehydrogenase — protein sequence MDKEISHKDAMLGVEFCGLHFNSPLVLLSGCVGFGDEYTRVNGFALQEVGAVCLKGITLEARSGNPAHRIAETEDGMLNAIGLQNPGIDTFINDILPTLDFAKTRYIANISGNSVAQYGELANRLDDTNIDAIEINISCPNIKKGGTEFGNDAVISAQIVNICRKATSKPLITKLSPNQADIAKNAKYCLEAGSDAFSVINTIPGIAIDIENRTPVLGNNCGGLSGPAIKPIALLKVLEVYQVCRPHNIPIIGQGGISHGCDAVEFMLAGATAVGIGTALFYEPLICAEINRYITDYLTRHKLPNVKTLVGTVKMHNVNLNSGI from the coding sequence ATGGATAAAGAAATATCTCATAAGGATGCTATGCTCGGCGTAGAGTTCTGTGGCTTACATTTTAATTCGCCCTTGGTGTTGTTATCAGGCTGTGTGGGTTTCGGTGATGAATATACTCGTGTCAATGGCTTTGCGCTGCAAGAGGTCGGTGCAGTTTGTCTTAAAGGCATCACTTTGGAAGCACGTAGCGGCAACCCTGCACATCGGATTGCTGAGACAGAAGATGGAATGTTGAATGCTATTGGCTTGCAAAACCCAGGCATAGATACATTTATCAATGATATATTACCGACGCTAGATTTTGCCAAAACGCGTTATATCGCTAATATCTCAGGGAACTCCGTTGCTCAATACGGCGAGTTGGCAAACCGATTAGACGACACCAATATTGACGCAATAGAGATTAATATCTCATGCCCTAATATAAAAAAAGGCGGCACTGAATTTGGCAACGATGCAGTGATTTCGGCACAAATCGTTAACATTTGTCGTAAAGCCACTTCCAAACCTCTGATTACCAAGCTATCTCCCAATCAAGCTGATATTGCCAAAAATGCAAAGTATTGTCTTGAAGCCGGTAGCGATGCTTTTTCGGTTATCAACACGATTCCTGGTATAGCGATAGACATAGAAAACCGTACACCCGTATTGGGTAATAATTGCGGTGGTTTATCGGGACCGGCAATTAAGCCTATAGCCTTGCTTAAGGTATTGGAGGTCTATCAAGTATGCCGTCCGCACAACATACCAATTATAGGACAAGGCGGCATAAGTCATGGATGCGATGCAGTTGAGTTTATGCTGGCCGGTGCAACCGCAGTCGGCATAGGAACCGCTCTGTTTTACGAACCGTTAATCTGCGCAGAGATTAATCGTTATATTACTGACTACCTTACCCGACACAAGCTACCGAATGTAAAGACTCTCGTGGGCACTGTTAAAATGCACAATGTCAACTTAAACTCTGGCATTTAA